The sequence TTTCAAACTCAAGCGAAGCTCAGAATCTTCTAGACTTTGTCTAGTTTCCTAGTTTTGTTACAACTCTGTTGCGTTTATTATTTCGCTTAGTAATTCTATTTTTAGTTAACTTctttttttagagttttattttttttagattcttGTTCACGCCTATATATACAGGCTTAGTTTGTTCTTTGAAAGACACATTATTATTATCAAGAATATTATTATCAAGCTATTGCTTTTCAATTCTTAACTTCTTTCTTAAGTTTATCATTCTTCTTCGATTCTAAACCTCTTTTCGTTTCTCAGCAATCTCCGTATTGTTTTCATCATATTTGTTCTCCATTAGTTGGTATCTATCGACAGTAGAAGAGATTTTCATCTTTTCTTAGATCCTGTTTCGCTTCCGCAGCCCTATATTTTCTTTTCAagccaaaaacaaaaaacaaaaaaaaaaaaaaaaacaaccttcACAACCTGTTTTACTGTCACGGCAGATGCTATAGAAACAAGGTTTGTTGCTATTGAAAATTTACAAAAGGAATTCAATGATAAAATAAACGATTTATCTACTCAAATGTCTAATCTTATGAAGTTCCTTAAGTATAAACCAGAAGATATTCCTGAGTCTTCTACAAAGAATTCAGAAGATGATGAGATTAAATCTAATGGTGATAATACTAATGGTCATATTCCTGATAATGTTTTGGAGGGAATGAAGAAACCTAAACAACATCGAGCTTATGTTCTCAATCCAAACAAGAAATCTTCCGAGTTATAAAAAGACAGTGATGCAGAAGACAATCGCGAGGATGAGCTACAAAGACGATGGATTGAAGAAAGGCGAATTCGTACTGGACAGACTCCATACagttctttaccagaatataagTTAAAAGCAGATATACCTTCTTTTAATGTAAGTTTCAAAATTGAGGAGCTATTAGACCGGATTTATGAAGCCGAGGCTTTCTTTGAGTTCATGGACGTTCCCGAAGATTCTAAAGTTAAGCTTGTAGCTTATAAACTTAAAGGTGGAGTTGCTGCTTGGTGGGAGAAGATTTGTGAAGATAGACGCAATTCTCATAAACACCCTATACATACTTGGACACGAATGCGTAAGCTGATACGCGCTAAATTTTTACCAAGTGACTACAGACAACAACTCTTTGTTGAGTTGCAGAATTGCCAACAAGGATCTCGTCTTGTAGAAGATTATGTTGTTGAGTTCTATAACTTACTTTCCAGGAATGAAATTAATGAATATGAAGAACAATTGGTAGCGCGTTTTGTTGAAGGATTGAATAGATTGATTCAAAACAACATGACTCAATCTGATTTTACTATGGTTGAAGCTATTCAACAAGCAATTGAGATCGAAAAACGACTCTTTAAGGCTTCCAAAACTTCTCAGTTTCGTCCTCCGCGGTTTAATTCGAACTACAAACCACAAAAATTTTCAGGTAATACTTCTCAAGATGCTTATGTTTCGTCTCCTCCAAGTTATAACTATCAAGATGAGTTTACACCCCCACCTCAACGTCCAACACATCCACCAGTGAATTTCAGTTTCTCTCAGTCACAACTTCATGCTAATTCTTCTCCAATTTTACCAAGTCCATCTGAGAATTCTCCTatccaacaacaacaatcaaaatctGTTGCACTTCGATTTTCAAACAGGAACCAACAACAATTTCCTCCTCCTACTAAACCCACAAATTTATATTCTAAATTTAGAGGTGATAAGTGCAATAAGTGTCATCAAGTTGGTCATTCCTCTGCTGATTGTAGACGTTTCAATGGTTTTATTGGCGACACTTCTGACAATAAAGACAAAGAACAAGTaggtgatgatgaggatgaagaagaaggttatCCAGATTTACATGAAGTCTATGGCGATCATTTAGTGGGTATGATTCGCCCACTCCTTCTTAATCAAACTTGTTATTCTCAAAGACATATCATGTTTAAAACAAAGTGTTTTATTGGAGGGAAAGTTTGTGATATGATTATTGACAGTGGTAGTGTTGATAATTACATCTCCTCTATGGTAATCGAGAAGTTAGGATTACCTATTAGTCCACACCCTCATCCTTACTCTGTGGGATGGGTAACAAGTTCTACTACTCAGCAAATTACTAATCAATGTGTAGTCACTTTCTCTTTTGTTGGTTTTGAAGATTCCGTCTTATGTGATGTGATAGACATGAATGCAACACATCTTCTTCTTGGACGACCATGGAAATATGATGTCCGTGTTGTGCATAATTATTTTGAAAAAACATACACATCTTACAAGAATGGTAAAAAGAAGGTCCTTCATCCGTCTAAGTCTTCTTCTGCGATCAAAGAACATAGTGATGATAAGACAAGTGCTTTGGTGGCTACAATATCACGTTGTTTACATTCAACTCATACTTTGAGTTCTCATGAAGACAGCAAGCCGATGATAACAGTTCTGgttcaggtacaacctttattatccAAGTATTCTGAGTTGTTTTCTGAAGAATTACTAGTTACTTTACCGCCTTTAAGAGATATACAACATTGCATAGACTTCATACCTGGAGCCTCTCTATCTAACCTAGCTCATTACAGGTTGAGTCCAACTGAAAATGAAATTTTACAGGGGAAAGTCAATGACTTATTGAGTGAAGGTTTGATTagacctagcaacagtccttgtgctTGTCCTGCATTTTTAGTTCTCAAAAAGGATAATGGTTGGAGAATGTGTATAGACTGCAGAGCTTTGAACCGCATCActattccttatagatttcttaTACATAGAATTGAAGATATAACTGATTTACTTTCTGGGTCAATTATTTTCACCAAACTTGATATGAGGAGTGGTTATCATCATATTAGAATAAGAGAAGGAGATGAGTGGAAACTGATTTCAAGACTAGAGagggtttatatgaatggcttgTAATGCCattttgggttatctaatgctcCAAGCACCTCTATGAGGCTTATGAATCAAGTTTTACAACCATTTTTGAGTAATTTTGTCATTGTATACTTTGATGA comes from Papaver somniferum cultivar HN1 chromosome 7, ASM357369v1, whole genome shotgun sequence and encodes:
- the LOC113294050 gene encoding uncharacterized protein LOC113294050, which encodes MSNLMKFLKYKPEDIPESSTKNSEDDEIKSNGDNTNGHIPDNVLEGMKKPKQHRAYTPYSSLPEYKLKADIPSFNVSFKIEELLDRIYEAEAFFEFMDVPEDSKVKLVAYKLKGGVAAWWEKICEDRRNSHKHPIHTWTRMRKLIRAKFLPSDYRQQLFVELQNCQQGSRLVEDYVVEFYNLLSRNEINEYEEQLVARFVEGLNRLIQNNMTQSDFTMVEAIQQAIEIEKRLFKASKTSQFRPPRFNSNYKPQKFSGNTSQDAYVSSPPSYNYQDEFTPPPQRPTHPPVNFSFSQSQLHANSSPILPSPSENSPIQQQQSKSVALRFSNRNQQQFPPPTKPTNLYSKFRGDKCNKCHQVGHSSADCRRFNGFIGDTSDNKDKEQVGDDEDEEEGYPDLHEVYGDHLVGMIRPLLLNQTCYSQRHIMFKTKCFIGGKVCDMIIDSGSVDNYISSMVIEKLGLPISPHPHPYSVGWVTSSTTQQITNQCVVTFSFVGFEDSVLCDVIDMNATHLLLGRPWKYDVRVVHNYFEKTYTSYKNGKKKVLHPSKSSSAIKEHSDDKTSALVATISRCLHSTHTLSSHEDSKPMITVLVQVQPLLSKYSELFSEELLVTLPPLRDIQHCIDFIPGASLSNLAHYRLSPTENEILQGKVNDLLSEGLIRPSNSPCACPAFLVLKKDNGWRMCIDCRALNRITIPYRFLIHRIEDITDLLSGSIIFTKLDMRSGYHHIRIREGDEWKLISRLERVYMNGFHSAKEHISHLSQVFKALSDHSLFVNLKKCTFISPEVTFLGYVISHKGIHVDPSKVKVILEWPVPTSIKEVRSFHGLASFYRRFVKNFSTIAAPITDCLKKEKFIWTEEADKSFNHLKEKLCTTLILVMPEFSKPFQVDCDDSIIGIGAVLSQDRHPTSAKVNRMHDRWLSTINKYTFSIKHKSRKMNQVVDALSRRSDLLATIPHGVDDFLIQDGFLFKGNRFCIPNGSLRLHLIRELHGSDLGGQFGRDKTISLVEKRYFWPSLKRDVQRYVMKCMVCQQAKGTVQNTGLYTPLPIPDAPWVDLSMDFILGLPRTTR